Proteins encoded together in one Triticum dicoccoides isolate Atlit2015 ecotype Zavitan chromosome 7B, WEW_v2.0, whole genome shotgun sequence window:
- the LOC119342107 gene encoding eEF1A lysine and N-terminal methyltransferase-like isoform X1: MAVCAELNQLQHIEPSRFISFSFPNPFLHDASNPYSDADDHAEFLRVAVVDSPAPAAPSPPAARTAAMLVPAGRHRDWIFSTRAGQLHLLLSSRSQCTISRLILVGPEIATPSPRVVCCAAARPDPDPARARLLPLLLALCPRAAFGNGAIPDVPLLSFHDDLLRLVPVQVVAGPVVGEMLVEDVAVDCAPGPAELRRRLRFKRMPCLIQTQVRLARPMSAAASAASSLLEALEEGPASSLQPEVGGPLVQPYLQAMVAGLALIDSSVEENARSGARPRCLCAGVGGGALPMSIRVGLGFDVLGVEADCVVLDVARNYFGLVEDEFLHVRVGDAIQTIQDFAHGDEPDSKFSAIMVDLDSPEAICGVSAPPLEMTHRSTLLAAHRILHHHGVLVLNVIPPAADASFYKGLIDVLHQVFSELYEIDVGNGENFVLVARVSPTGSTLLDSSRLFRTELRKLTGDFLERIRKVEIPS, translated from the coding sequence ATGGCGGTGTGTGCGGAGCTGAACCAGCTGCAGCACATCGAGCCCTCccgcttcatctccttctccttccccaacCCTTTCCTCCACGACGCCTCCAACCCTTACAGCGACGCCGACGACCACGCGGAGTTCCTCCGGGTGGCCGTTGTCGACTCCCCTGCCCCCGCGGCGCCATCCCCGCCCGCCGCGCGGACGGCGGCGATGCTCGTCCCGGCCGGCCGGCACCGCGACTGGATCTTCTCCACCCGCGCCGGGCagctccacctcctcctctcctcccgaTCCCAGTGCACAATCTCTCGTCTTATACTCGTCGGCCCAGAGATCGCCACTCCCTCCCCTCGGGTCGTTTGCTGCGCCGCCGCTCGCCCGGACCCGGATCCTGCTCGCGCGCGGCTCCTCCCGCTCCTCCTGGCCCTCTGCCCCAGGGCTGCGTTTGGCAACGGTGCCATCCCTGACGTCCCGCTGCTCTCcttccacgatgacctccttcggCTTGTTCCTGTCCAGGTTGTCGCCGGTCCTGTCGTCGGCGAGATGCTTGTCGAGGATGTGGCCGTGGACTGCGCTCCTGGCCCGGCCGAGTTGCGCCGGAGGCTGCGTTTCAAGCGCATGCCGTGCCTTATACAGACCCAGGTGCGCCTGGCCCGGCCAATGTCTGCTGCTGCTTCTGCTGCTTCTTCGTTGTTGGAGGCATTGGAGGAGGGGCCTGCTAGTTCGTTACAGCCCGAGGTGGGTGGACCATTAGTCCAGCCTTACCTCCAGGCCATGGTTGCCGGCCTTGCACTCATCGATTCATCGGTGGAGGAGAATGCTCGGTCAGGTGCAAGGCCGAGGTGCCTTTGCGCTGGCGTTGGTGGAGGAGCTCTTCCAATGTCCATCAGGGTGGGACTTGGCTTCGATGTACTGGGCGTTGAGGCTGATTGTGTTGTCCTAGACGTCGCAAGGAACTATTTTGGACTTGTGGAGGATGAGTTCCTTCATGTACGTGTTGGCGATGCTATTCAAACGATTCAGGATTTTGCACATGGAGATGAGCCTGATTCGAAATTCAGTGCAATTATGGTGGATCTTGACTCCCCTGAAGCTATTTGTGGTGTCAGTGCGCCGCCATTGGAGATGACCCATAGAAGCACCCTTCTTGCTGCACACAGAATTCTACATCATCATGGAGTGCTGGTACTGAATGTAATCCCTCCTGCTGCTGATGCATCCTTCTACAAAGGGCTGATTGATGTTCTTCACCAGGTTTTCTCTGAGTTATATGAAATAGATGTTGGTAATGGTGAAAATTTTGTTCTTGTTGCCAGAGTGTCACCAACTGGAAGCACCCTTCTTGATAGTTCAAGGCTCTTTCGGACGGAATTGAGGAAATTAACTGGGGATTTTTTGGAACGTATAAGAAAAGTTGAAATTCCAAGTTAG
- the LOC119342107 gene encoding eEF1A lysine and N-terminal methyltransferase-like isoform X2, with amino-acid sequence MAVCAELNQLQHIEPSRFISFSFPNPFLHDASNPYSDADDHAEFLRVAVVDSPAPAAPSPPAARTAAMLVPAGRHRDWIFSTRAGQLHLLLSSRSQCTISRLILVGPEIATPSPRVVCCAAARPDPDPARARLLPLLLALCPRAAFGNGAIPDVPLLSFHDDLLRLVPVQVVAGPVVGEMLVEDVAVDCAPGPAELRRRLRFKRMPCLIQTQVRLARPMSAAASAASSLLEALEEGPASSLQPEVGGPLVQPYLQAMVAGLALIDSSVEENARSGARPRCLCAGVGGGALPMSIRVGLGFDVLGVEADCVVLDVARNYFGLVEDEFLHVRVGDAIQTIQDFAHGDEPDSKFSAIMVDLDSPEAICGVSAPPLEMTHRSTLLAAHRILHHHGVLSVTNWKHPS; translated from the exons ATGGCGGTGTGTGCGGAGCTGAACCAGCTGCAGCACATCGAGCCCTCccgcttcatctccttctccttccccaacCCTTTCCTCCACGACGCCTCCAACCCTTACAGCGACGCCGACGACCACGCGGAGTTCCTCCGGGTGGCCGTTGTCGACTCCCCTGCCCCCGCGGCGCCATCCCCGCCCGCCGCGCGGACGGCGGCGATGCTCGTCCCGGCCGGCCGGCACCGCGACTGGATCTTCTCCACCCGCGCCGGGCagctccacctcctcctctcctcccgaTCCCAGTGCACAATCTCTCGTCTTATACTCGTCGGCCCAGAGATCGCCACTCCCTCCCCTCGGGTCGTTTGCTGCGCCGCCGCTCGCCCGGACCCGGATCCTGCTCGCGCGCGGCTCCTCCCGCTCCTCCTGGCCCTCTGCCCCAGGGCTGCGTTTGGCAACGGTGCCATCCCTGACGTCCCGCTGCTCTCcttccacgatgacctccttcggCTTGTTCCTGTCCAGGTTGTCGCCGGTCCTGTCGTCGGCGAGATGCTTGTCGAGGATGTGGCCGTGGACTGCGCTCCTGGCCCGGCCGAGTTGCGCCGGAGGCTGCGTTTCAAGCGCATGCCGTGCCTTATACAGACCCAGGTGCGCCTGGCCCGGCCAATGTCTGCTGCTGCTTCTGCTGCTTCTTCGTTGTTGGAGGCATTGGAGGAGGGGCCTGCTAGTTCGTTACAGCCCGAGGTGGGTGGACCATTAGTCCAGCCTTACCTCCAGGCCATGGTTGCCGGCCTTGCACTCATCGATTCATCGGTGGAGGAGAATGCTCGGTCAGGTGCAAGGCCGAGGTGCCTTTGCGCTGGCGTTGGTGGAGGAGCTCTTCCAATGTCCATCAGGGTGGGACTTGGCTTCGATGTACTGGGCGTTGAGGCTGATTGTGTTGTCCTAGACGTCGCAAGGAACTATTTTGGACTTGTGGAGGATGAGTTCCTTCATGTACGTGTTGGCGATGCTATTCAAACGATTCAGGATTTTGCACATGGAGATGAGCCTGATTCGAAATTCAGTGCAATTATGGTGGATCTTGACTCCCCTGAAGCTATTTGTGGTGTCAGTGCGCCGCCATTGGAGATGACCCATAGAAGCACCCTTCTTGCTGCACACAGAATTCTACATCATCATGGAGTGCTG AGTGTCACCAACTGGAAGCACCCTTCTTGA